A stretch of DNA from Rhodothermales bacterium:
GAGCACAAGGGATCGTCGGCCGGCACGCTGGTGCTGGGACCGGTCGACCTGACGCTGGCCCTCTCGGCCGAACTCACCTGGTCGACCCGGCGAACGGGGACGTGGCCCGCCGACAGCCTGGACGTACTGGTTGGCGCCGCTCCCGGTGGGCCATTTTATGTACTGGTGACTCCGGACTCTGTTTTGGCAGCCATCAGTGACCCTTCCCCGCTCGGTTCAACCGTACCGGACGCTGATGGCTCATGGGGCACGTTTTCGGCCACCCTCCCGGATTCCCTTCTCGGGGACACCCTGTATATAGCCTTCCGGGGGCGCGGCGGTGAATCCGGCTCGGCTGCGCTCCGTCTGGACGACGTGCAGGTCTCCGGCGTGGCCGATCTCAGCGGAATCACGGCTTCGGTCGGATTCGACGCCGATCGACAGGAATTGCCATCCGGCTCAGGCTCCGGTCCCGACTCCGTCGATGTCCTCATCGCTTTTGATCTTGCCCTCGATGGCCCCGACTCCCTCTCCGCCCTGCAGTTCGACCTGGCCTGGGACCGGGCTTGGTTGGCTTCTCCCACCCTGTCGACAACCCTTCCGGGTGGCGACTGGACGCTCACTGTTCACGGGACCGGATCGTCTGCCCGAGTGGTTTTGGCCGGGACAAGCGGCGCTGCGCTGTCGCCCGGGCTGCATCCTGGTTTCCTGACAGCGACCTTTGCCGCCGTTCTGCCTGCGGCGTCGGATTCCGTACGCATTGACATGTCCGGGATCATCGCCTCCGCCGCCTCTCCCGACGGCCACGATATCCTGCTTCCCGGCGGTATTCGATCCCACACCGTGGTCCACGAGGCATCCCTGTCCTCGTTCGATGCGGCCGTTGCCGATCTGACCATCACGCTCAGCAACCCCACGGGCTTGACCGATCTGGTCGTGGACAGTGTGAAGGTCGACAATCCCTTGTTCGCCGCTGTGACCACCCTCCCGGCCCTGATCTCACCCGGCGCCACCACGGACGTCCTCCTTGGTTTCACGCCTACCCATACCGCATTCGGCTATCAGGAAACAGACGTGGTGTTATTCCACAACAGTCCCACCTCCCCCGACACCGTTCGCGTGTCGGCTGTCGGCACCGGCGGGCGGGGCGATGCCGATAACGACGGAGCCGTGGACGTCGCGGACGTGGTCCGCGCCATTGACATGGTGGTCGGGGCTGTTCCTGCCAACACCGACCTCATTGATGTACACCCGTTCCCGGCCGGAAATGGCGCGGTCGACGTCCGCGACGTAACCGTCACCATCCAGGCCGTGCTGAACGATGCGTGGCCAGACGCCGTGCCGCTGCCGGTACCTGTGCCAGTGTCCGCTCCTGCATCAATCCATTCTGAGTCTACCGACGGTGTATGGGCGGGGGAAGTATCTCCCCCCACACCCATTCTCCCGTCTCCGTCTTCATTCCCTTCCATATCCGTATCGCCAACCGGCGGAGAAATAGTCACCGCCGAGCCCCTCCGGGGCCTGCAGGTTGAATGGGCTGACGCAGATGGTCGCATAATGCGACGGCTGGATGCGCGCTGGCCAGGCGACGAAATAGAAGCCGGCACGGTGCCACTGCCTCTACCGCCTTCGTCCGACGAGTCCGGCTCTACCACTGAATCCGGTTCGTCAAGGAACGCCACGTTCACGCTCCTTCGTGTGATTATTGTGGGCCGAGACGGCCGCAAACACGTGCACGCCCCCGCCACCGCAACGGGAGTCACCGCCGAGCCCACCCCACCGCATCTACCTTCTGCTCCCGACGACTCCATCTATCCGAATCCCTTCCTGTCAGGCATCCATACTCATTTGAATGTGCCTCTCGGTCCAGGATCTCTGCACGATGCGCTCGGCCGCCGGGTCCTCGCGTGGCACGGACCGCCTTCCACATCCACCACGTCTCCGAACACGTCTGCCACGCGTCGGTTGCACCTGCCCTCGCTTCCCGCCGGACTGTATCTGGTCAGGACTGCCGGCGGCACTCAAACACTGATTGTGCGGTGAGAGCGAGTCGAATCGTGCGAAAGGAAACAGACTTGTTGCACTTGGCGTTTAGTCGTTATAACGTCACAACGTCAACGATCATGTCTGCAAAAACCAAACGGTCGACCATTTACCTGGAAGATCACCTTCACAAGGCGCTTCGACTGAAGGCGGCAGAAACTGACTCCTCCATGTCCGACGTTGTAACTGATGCACTCAGGACGGCATTCGGCGACGACGCCGATGACCTCGCGACCATCAGAGAGCGAAAGAACGAGCCCGTGATCTCGTTCGAATCCTTCGTCTCCGACTTGAAATCGAGTGGCCGACTATAGCATCCTGATCAACAGATCGGCACAAAAAGAAATCGAGGCCATCGACTCCAAGGCGGTCCGACGAAGGATTGTGGCTCGGATCCAGGATTTGGCTGAAAATCCGAGGCCGCCGGGCTGTCAGAAACTGTCCGGAAGTGACTATTACCGGATCCGACAGGGATCGTACCGCATCATCTACGAGATCAAGGATGATGTCCTGATCGTTACGACAGTCGCTCAGGGAAACAGGTAGCGATCCATGTAGAGGAAGAGGAGCGTCGAGGCGGTCGTGATCCAGACGAGGAATACGAACACGAGGGCGACGAGCTTCCAGGTATCGGACTGGGGTGCCGAGAATTGGACGGCGGAGGATTTGGCGGACGATGCGGAGGCCGCATCCGCGCCGGATGCCTTGCGCTGCTTGCGGGACGACTTGCGTCCGTTTTTCTCCGGTTCCGGAGCAGCAGGTGGCGGATTCACTGTCAGCACGACGTCCGATGTGGTCGCCGCGTCTACCTGATTGCCGGTCTGTCCATCTCCACTGGCACGCATAGTGCCCGTTGCCCGTTGGCCGTACATCGGAAAAAGAGGGTTTGCCCAGGATCCCCGGCCGTCTCCCGACCAGAGGGGCATCTCATCGTGCTTCGATCCGTGCCCATCTCCAAGGTACGGCGCGACAACATCCCGGGAAACGCCGTTGGACAACGGCATGGTATGAAATCGGTGGAGATGGTTGGACATCGGGGCTTCGTTTCCGGGGGATAACAGCTCTGTCGTGACTGTTAATGGAGAACGGAAGAATCCCCGGAATTTGCGCTGCCCTCTGAAAATTTCTGAGCGATCTACGCATCGAATGGACGAGGGCGACGCGAATGCCGATCAATCGGATTCGAACTCCCTGGAAAACGCTGCCAGCGACGGCGTCAACACAGCCGCCTTGAGGAGCACTTTGCACGTGTCCACGTCCGTGAGTTGGCCAATCCGGGTCCGTATTTCTGGCGTGACCGCACCAAAACGAACCTCCAGGGCGTCCACAATGCTCTCTTTGGCATTCTCCAAGCGGCCCTTCTCCATGCCCGTCTCCATGCCCTTTCGCATGCCGTAGCGCTCGAAGCTCGTAATGTACGTCATTTGTTTTCCCTCTTCCGTTTTAGCGAGCTCAACGTGGAGCTGATCGTCGACGTCCTCAGGGAGTCGCACTATCCAGTCCAAAAACCGAAACAATTGGCGAATCCGGGTGGGCGACCATCCCCGTTCATATAAACTTCGAAACGTTTGAAGTTTCCATCGACTGCGCTCCAAGACGATGCCGGGAGAATCACCGGCCAAATCCTGCGCCTTGAAAATGGCAAGCAGCAGCAGCGCGAACGGGCTGTCGCTTGTGGCAAGTTCATCTTGACATTCGCGGAAATCCATCAATTTGGCTACCGGAAAATCAAAGCGGACCGAGCATCCCCACATGCCCGTTTCGAAAACACGCGGCCTCCAACCCATTTGCTCGTCCGCCAGCAGCGCCAAGCTGACCACATGTTGCCCGTACCGGTCCACCAGCCGACGGTAGTACGTCCACATTCTCTCAGAGAACGAATTGTCCCGTTGGCTCTGCACCTCAATGTGCACGATGACCAGCACATCACCCCCGCCGCGCAGCCGGACCTCGACCAGTTTATCAACGAATCGCGTACCTGTTTCACTTTCCGGTCGGAGCTTGGAAAGCTCCTTGTCCCGCGAGCGAATGCTGGCCTCCCAGTCTATCTCCGGGTACACGTCTGGAAAGAACAGCCGGATGAATTCCTCGAAGAACGCGTCCAACACCTCCTTCCAGAATCCGTCTTCTTCATGGATAGTCGCTACCACGATTGCCTGTGCCCCCCGCTCCCACCAGATGCTGTGAGGGGAATAGACCCCGCCCGACGGTCACCATAACCTGATGCACGCCGTCCGCCAAAATGTGGATGGATCCAGGCTCAGCCTGCACCCGCCATTTGCCGAACTACTACAACCGACCCAACAACTCGGCCATGGAGTCGCCGCCGAACTTCTCCAGGAGGGCGTTGGCAATGACCAAGGCGACGGTGGCTTCGGCGACGGTGGAGGCGGCGGGTACGCTGGTCACGTCGCTGCGCTCGTAGCGTGTAGGCTGGGCAACGCCGGTCCGGAGGTCGGCCGTCGGGAGGGGTTTGATGAGCGTCGGGATGGGCTTCATGTAGCCCCGCACAACGATGGGCATGCCGTTCGACATGCCGCCTTCAATGCCTCCGGCGCGGTTCTGTGTACGGGGAAAAGCGGTGGGAGCCGCGCCTGGAGAGGATGTCTCGGCCTCAATCGGGTCATGCACGGCGGATCCGCGGGCTGAAGCGGCCGCGACGCCGTCCCCGATTTCAACGGCCTTCTGGGCCTGGATGGACATGATGGCCTGCGCCAGTTGCCCGTCCAATCGGCGGTCCCACTGGACGTAGGAACCGAGTCCCGGCGGGACGCCGGTCACCACGACTTCGTAAATACCGCCGAGCGAATCGCCTTCTTTCTTGACTTCGGTGATGTGCTCGACGCAGCGGCGGGCCAAGGCATCGTCCAGCATGCGGACTTCGCTCGCATCGGCCACCTCGTTCAGCCGTTCCGCGTTCCCCCCTTCCATGATTTCGGCGACCCGGTCCGTCCAGGCGCCGTCGTCGTATCCCACCTCACCAATCCGGATGACGTGGCTGCCAATAAAAATCCCGCACTCGGCCAGGAAGCGCCGGGCCACCGTACAGCAGGCCACGCGCATGGCGGTTTCGCGCGCACTGGAGCGGTCAATGACCGGGCGGATGTCGTCGAAGCCGTACTTCTGGGCGCCAGTCAGGTCGGCATGACCCGGGCGGGGGAGCGTTATGGGCTCAATGCCCTCGCCGTCGCCCGAAACCGACATCACCTCCGGCCACCCGGAGCGGTCTTTTTCCCACGCGGCGTTGTCCAGGCGCAGGGCGATGGGGCTGCCCATGGTCTTGGAGAAGCGAACGCCGCTGTAAATGTGGACCTGGTCCACCTCGAACTTCGCGCGGCCTCCCCGGCCGAAGCCCAACCACCGCCGAGCCAGGTGCTTGTTCACGTACTCGGCCGTGAGCTCGAGGCCCGCAGGGACGCCCTCAACGATGCCAATGAGGGCCTGGCCGTGCGACTCGCCCGCGGTCAAATACCGGATCACAGTTCTACCTCGAAAAACAGGACAGCGCCATCCTCCCGCCGGACCTGGACGAGCGCCGGTTCAGCATCGGGATCATCGTCGCGGCGCTGGGCGGCCGCATCGAGTGCGGCAGCAGCCGTCTCGACATTGAAAATCTGGGTGTCGTCGATATGGGTGATGATCATGCCGCGAGACAGTCCGGCCGCCTCGAAGGCCCCGCCGTTCGTGACGAACGCGATGAATACGCCATGGGCCACGCCGAATTGTTCACGCGTGCGCACGTCCAGCGATGCCAGACCGACGCCCCACGCGTTGAATTCCTGGATTTCGGAGTTGGGCGGCGGAATGCTGCGGCGCTGCTGTTGCTGCTGACGGCGTTGGTCCATGCCCGTCAGCCAGGAATCGTAGGCCGGATCGTCCCGGCCCTTCAGCACCACGTCAAACGTTTCTTCCTGGCCGGCGCGCCAGACCACGACCTCTATCCGGTCACCCGGCGAATAGAGCGCGATCATGCTCTGCAGTTCGTTGGGTTCGTAGACTTCCTTGCCTTCAATGCGCAGAAGGATGTCGTTGTCGCGCAGGCCCGCCTCGGCGCCCGCCAGGCCCCGCTGCACGTTCTGCAGCCACACGCCTTGCACGGTCGGCAATCCGAATTGTCGTGCTTCGGCGGCGGTCACCGGCAGGATGGTCACGCCCAGATAACCACGGCGCACTTCGCCATACAGGATGAGGTCGCGCACCACACGCTCCATGAGGTCCACCGGCACGGCGAATCCGTAGCCCTCGTAGGACCCCGTCTCGGTGGCAATGGCGGTGGCAATACCCACCAGTTCCCCGCGCAGGTTTACCACCGCGCCGCCTGAATTACCGGGATTGATGGCCGCATCCGTCTGAATAAAGGATTCAATGCCCAACTGGTCGTTGATGACATTCACCTGGCGTCCGAGGGCCGATACGATGCCCGCCGTAACCGTGGAGGTCAGCCGGAACGGATTGCCGACGGCCAGCACCCATTCGCCGACCGATACGGCGTTTGCATCCCCAAGCGCAATCACGGGCAGGTTCTCACCGGAAATCTCGAGAACGGCCAGGTCGGTAGTGGGATCGGTGCCCACTACGCGCGCTGGAAACTGCCGCTTGTCCTGCAGCGTGACCCAGATTTCAGAGGCATCCTCCACGACGTGGAAATTCGTGACCACGTATCCTTCGTCGGAAATGATGACGCCGCTGCCCGCACTCTGCGTGGGCCCACGGCGTCCTTCCCCGCCACCGCCGAGCCGCTGCAGGATCCCCTGCGGGCCATCGGACAGCACTTGAACGAAGACGACGGTGGGCGTGACGCGGGCCGATACATCCTTGAACACCTCGTTCAGGGACAGCGCGTCCAGGTATTCGGTGGGGACTTCGCTTTCCGGGACGGTAATGTAGCCCGAGGGCGGTGCAGCCCCGAGTTGGACCCGCTCCACAGACTGCGGGCGCTCGAACGCCGAGCCCTCCGGCCCGAGCCACAAGGTGAACAGGATGCCAGCCATGAGACCGACAGCCAGGAGCCCTATCCAGGTCAGCGTACGTATGCGTTGATCAGTCATGCCCCGGTGTACCGTGTTTCACACTATTCGTTTCGCCGGATGGGGTGCCAATTCCACCCGCTCGGCTTCAAACAATGCCTGCATGGCGGCCTGCGAGGCATCGGCGAGCGATTTGCGGGTGTGGCCGGCGGCGGGGACCGGCGCGCCAATGCGCATCCGGAACGATACGCGGTGCGGAAGCATCCTGTGCAGATTGGCCCACATGCCCTCGGGCGACGACCAGGTGGCCCATTCGCGCGATTCTACGGTCGCGGGGCGTCCGTCCACCTCAATGGCGTGGAAATAGGCCGGCACGACCAGTCCCGCAGGGGCGGACTCTGCCACCCCGTCGGTCAGCGCCGCAAAACCGCCCGTCTTGAAGGGCAACAGCGCGTGCCCGTTCGAGGTCGTCCCCTCCGGAAACACGGCTACGGGCACCCCATCGTCCATCCGCTCCCGTATGCCGTCCACGAGCTCCCCGGTCCGCATGCGCTGCTCCCGGTGCGCGAACAGGATGCCCACGCACCGCGCCACCCAGCCGAACACCGGCCACGTGGCGATTTCGGATTTCGCCACCCAGGCCACGGGAAACACACTGGCCACGATGAACGGATCGAGCACGCCAATGTGATTCGCAATGACCAGCACACGCGCATCCTCGGGCACCACCACATCACCCACTACTTCAATGCGGTATCCGGCGGCGCGGCACAACCGCCGACTGCCTTCCCGCTGCAACCGCGCCAGGCGGCGCACCCGCGCGGGCCGCTCCAAACCGCGGCCGGCCCAGGACATCCACGCGGCATAGGCCACGAGCAGGACCCCGAACCGTCCGCCCCGCCACAGGCGCAACCCCCACGTCCGAACCACCCCCTTTGCCTCAATCATGGGCCGACTCGTGCGTTCATTCCCGGATGAATACCTCTTCGCCGTCAATGACGGTACGCATGACCCGGACATCGGGGATGGTTTCGGGGTCGATTTCCAGAAGATTCCGGGACAGGAC
This window harbors:
- the aroC gene encoding chorismate synthase, producing the protein MIRYLTAGESHGQALIGIVEGVPAGLELTAEYVNKHLARRWLGFGRGGRAKFEVDQVHIYSGVRFSKTMGSPIALRLDNAAWEKDRSGWPEVMSVSGDGEGIEPITLPRPGHADLTGAQKYGFDDIRPVIDRSSARETAMRVACCTVARRFLAECGIFIGSHVIRIGEVGYDDGAWTDRVAEIMEGGNAERLNEVADASEVRMLDDALARRCVEHITEVKKEGDSLGGIYEVVVTGVPPGLGSYVQWDRRLDGQLAQAIMSIQAQKAVEIGDGVAAASARGSAVHDPIEAETSSPGAAPTAFPRTQNRAGGIEGGMSNGMPIVVRGYMKPIPTLIKPLPTADLRTGVAQPTRYERSDVTSVPAASTVAEATVALVIANALLEKFGGDSMAELLGRL
- a CDS encoding trypsin-like peptidase domain-containing protein, with translation MTDQRIRTLTWIGLLAVGLMAGILFTLWLGPEGSAFERPQSVERVQLGAAPPSGYITVPESEVPTEYLDALSLNEVFKDVSARVTPTVVFVQVLSDGPQGILQRLGGGGEGRRGPTQSAGSGVIISDEGYVVTNFHVVEDASEIWVTLQDKRQFPARVVGTDPTTDLAVLEISGENLPVIALGDANAVSVGEWVLAVGNPFRLTSTVTAGIVSALGRQVNVINDQLGIESFIQTDAAINPGNSGGAVVNLRGELVGIATAIATETGSYEGYGFAVPVDLMERVVRDLILYGEVRRGYLGVTILPVTAAEARQFGLPTVQGVWLQNVQRGLAGAEAGLRDNDILLRIEGKEVYEPNELQSMIALYSPGDRIEVVVWRAGQEETFDVVLKGRDDPAYDSWLTGMDQRRQQQQQRRSIPPPNSEIQEFNAWGVGLASLDVRTREQFGVAHGVFIAFVTNGGAFEAAGLSRGMIITHIDDTQIFNVETAAAALDAAAQRRDDDPDAEPALVQVRREDGAVLFFEVEL
- a CDS encoding lysophospholipid acyltransferase family protein — encoded protein: MIEAKGVVRTWGLRLWRGGRFGVLLVAYAAWMSWAGRGLERPARVRRLARLQREGSRRLCRAAGYRIEVVGDVVVPEDARVLVIANHIGVLDPFIVASVFPVAWVAKSEIATWPVFGWVARCVGILFAHREQRMRTGELVDGIRERMDDGVPVAVFPEGTTSNGHALLPFKTGGFAALTDGVAESAPAGLVVPAYFHAIEVDGRPATVESREWATWSSPEGMWANLHRMLPHRVSFRMRIGAPVPAAGHTRKSLADASQAAMQALFEAERVELAPHPAKRIV